One window of Mangrovibacterium diazotrophicum genomic DNA carries:
- a CDS encoding PepSY-associated TM helix domain-containing protein, with protein sequence MKNRSLRLFRKLHKWPGIVIAVLAILFALSGVVMNHRSLFSSVDVNRSLLPPGYQYENWNLAAVKGNLVTQDSSELIYGSIGVWKRNGEDFSDFNQGFPDGVDHRKISKLAQMPDGDLFAATLFGLYKRPAKGENWEKVAIPIREERLTDLFLKQDSLIVLSRSLLLKSANGKDFECIRLPEPEGYLRKAGLFQTLWQLHSGELFGLPGKLFVDVLGLVTIFLAVTGLLHFFFPKIARRRKEKQKATQKLTAARRLNLRWHNVVGYVAIAFLIINTTAGIFLRPPLLIPIAYCKVGLIPGTTLDNPNPWFDKLRCGTWDEELGKFILSTSEGFYFFNESLNEKPQPATIEPPVSVMGCNVLQQTAPAQYLVGSFSGLFIWDIRKNVVVDAFTGKTPINTGGRPISDHLISGYAETSEGDHILFDYSQGMQNLGENRNWEMPANILASSPFSLWNTALEIHTGRIFEHLVGPFYILYVPLSGLCLLMVLISGFLIWWKAYKGK encoded by the coding sequence ATGAAAAACAGATCGCTGAGGCTTTTTCGTAAACTACATAAATGGCCGGGGATCGTTATCGCGGTTCTGGCCATTCTTTTTGCCCTGTCCGGTGTCGTCATGAATCACCGGTCGTTGTTTTCATCGGTTGATGTGAACCGAAGCCTGTTGCCACCCGGCTACCAGTATGAAAACTGGAATCTGGCTGCGGTGAAAGGAAACCTGGTTACACAGGATAGCAGCGAGCTCATTTACGGGAGCATCGGCGTTTGGAAGCGAAATGGTGAAGATTTTTCGGACTTCAACCAGGGATTTCCCGATGGAGTTGATCACCGGAAGATTTCCAAGCTCGCCCAAATGCCCGATGGCGATTTGTTTGCAGCCACCCTGTTTGGACTTTACAAACGCCCGGCGAAAGGCGAAAACTGGGAGAAGGTTGCAATACCGATCCGGGAGGAACGCCTGACCGACCTGTTTCTGAAACAGGACAGTCTGATCGTTCTCAGCAGAAGCCTTCTTCTTAAATCAGCCAACGGAAAAGATTTTGAATGCATCCGGTTGCCTGAGCCGGAAGGCTACTTGCGAAAAGCGGGGCTCTTCCAAACCTTGTGGCAACTGCACAGTGGTGAGCTGTTCGGCTTGCCCGGTAAGCTTTTCGTGGATGTGCTCGGCCTGGTCACCATCTTTTTAGCGGTCACTGGCCTGCTGCATTTTTTCTTTCCCAAGATTGCGCGACGACGCAAGGAAAAGCAAAAAGCAACGCAAAAGCTCACGGCCGCACGGCGCCTCAACCTGCGCTGGCACAATGTAGTTGGTTATGTAGCAATCGCCTTTTTGATCATCAATACAACTGCAGGAATTTTCCTGCGCCCGCCACTGTTGATCCCGATTGCGTACTGCAAAGTCGGCCTGATTCCCGGCACAACACTCGACAACCCGAATCCCTGGTTTGACAAGCTGCGCTGTGGCACTTGGGATGAGGAGCTCGGAAAATTCATCCTTTCAACTTCCGAAGGCTTTTACTTCTTTAATGAAAGTTTGAACGAAAAGCCTCAACCGGCAACGATCGAGCCGCCAGTAAGCGTGATGGGGTGCAATGTCCTGCAGCAAACCGCTCCTGCTCAGTATTTGGTTGGTTCATTCAGCGGCCTGTTTATTTGGGATATTCGGAAGAATGTAGTTGTAGATGCGTTTACCGGGAAGACTCCTATCAACACCGGCGGACGCCCGATTTCCGACCACCTGATTAGCGGTTATGCTGAAACGTCTGAAGGTGATCACATTCTTTTCGATTACAGTCAGGGAATGCAAAACCTGGGAGAAAACCGGAATTGGGAAATGCCCGCTAATATTCTGGCTTCTTCCCCGTTTTCATTGTGGAATACAGCCCTGGAAATTCACACTGGACGCATCTTTGAACACCTAGTTGGGCCATTCTACATTCTGTACGTTCCACTTTCGGGTTTGTGCCTGTTAATGGTACTGATCAGCGGATTCCTGATTTGGTGGAAAGCCTACAAAGGCAAATGA
- the tamL gene encoding translocation and assembly module lipoprotein TamL, with amino-acid sequence MAWKYRKRLLVVLLVVVVSACSSTKFVPEGNYLLNKVDINVDNKAVSKEDLKKQVRQTENLKILGFFKFHLGLYNLSSKKKDNDWFKRIGEAPVIYQDYQTDRSLQHLKVYLQNKGYYDAAVSDTVIYHSRKRKAHLIFDIRTGDPYIVRNYDYEIEDWKLEPTILADTAEQVVKSGDIFDVDQLNSERARLATLLKNKGYYGFSTDHIQYVADTALNNKQVDLTIQISDADLEDTKESVQHLRKFVVRNYKYNTVFTPLKAFGDPEDAPTDTIFEPPYTFIYHKKLKYKPELLENVNRLKDSTYYSLLNVERTFRSLNQLQQFKLVNMSFDPVPELGNDSVGVLDANIQLNSLPRQGFTVEVEGTNSSGNLGVAGNLSYQHLNLFRGAELLNITLKSAYERQEAFISNSALNFNTRELGLEASITLPKFLSPFNAKRFFNYQVPQTVFSAGYNYQRRPDYTRTITTMRAGYVWKSKAFRTNYLNVFDWNLVDMTEFNEDFINSIEDLYIKSSFTSHLIMAINYALVDNTQNTEKDYTYHYFRWTAESAGNILSGLVHLTGRSKYEEVDETTGETTSYYRVFGNRYAQYLKTDLEFRFGYRPDKANSFVSRAFLGVALPYGNFDLMPFEKKYFGGGANGIRAWQVRTLGPGTYKAASDEYPNQSADIKLEGNLEYRFRLIGFIEGAFFLDAGNIWAINSKDNREGAQFKFNQFYKQIAIGTGTGLRFDFNYFVFRFDLGVKMRDPSLPAGKRFIFGNYPLSGDQLNFNFAIGYPF; translated from the coding sequence CTTATCGTCGAAGAAAAAAGACAATGACTGGTTTAAACGAATCGGGGAGGCCCCTGTCATTTACCAGGATTATCAAACCGATCGTTCGCTTCAACACCTGAAGGTGTACCTGCAAAACAAAGGATATTATGATGCTGCAGTAAGCGATACGGTGATTTATCATTCGCGCAAACGCAAAGCACATCTCATTTTTGATATTCGGACCGGAGATCCTTATATCGTTCGAAATTACGATTACGAAATTGAAGACTGGAAACTGGAACCGACCATTTTAGCAGACACGGCCGAACAGGTGGTGAAGTCAGGCGACATTTTTGATGTTGACCAGTTGAACAGCGAACGGGCCAGGCTGGCGACATTACTGAAAAACAAAGGCTATTATGGTTTCAGTACCGACCACATTCAGTACGTGGCAGACACGGCGCTAAACAACAAACAGGTTGATTTGACGATTCAAATCAGCGATGCGGATTTGGAAGATACCAAAGAAAGCGTGCAGCACCTTCGGAAGTTTGTAGTGCGCAACTATAAATACAATACGGTATTTACGCCGCTGAAGGCCTTCGGTGATCCGGAGGATGCACCGACAGATACCATTTTCGAACCGCCGTACACCTTTATTTACCACAAAAAGCTGAAATACAAACCGGAGTTGCTGGAGAATGTAAACCGATTGAAGGACAGTACCTACTATTCGTTGCTGAATGTGGAGCGGACTTTTCGTTCGTTGAACCAATTGCAGCAGTTTAAGCTGGTGAATATGAGTTTTGATCCGGTACCGGAATTGGGCAATGATTCGGTTGGGGTGTTGGATGCCAACATTCAATTGAATTCGTTGCCGCGGCAGGGTTTTACGGTGGAGGTTGAGGGAACCAACTCTTCGGGAAACCTCGGGGTTGCGGGTAATCTTAGCTACCAGCATTTAAACTTGTTCCGCGGAGCCGAGCTTCTCAACATCACCCTGAAATCGGCTTATGAACGGCAAGAGGCTTTTATTTCGAATAGTGCATTGAACTTCAATACCCGCGAGTTGGGTTTGGAGGCTTCCATTACGCTCCCGAAGTTTTTGAGCCCGTTTAATGCCAAACGCTTTTTTAATTACCAGGTTCCGCAAACGGTTTTCTCTGCCGGTTACAACTACCAGCGGCGTCCCGATTACACCCGGACCATTACCACTATGCGGGCGGGCTATGTCTGGAAGAGCAAGGCTTTCCGTACCAATTACCTCAATGTTTTTGATTGGAACCTGGTAGACATGACCGAGTTTAACGAGGATTTTATTAATTCGATTGAGGACTTGTATATCAAGAGCAGTTTCACTTCGCACTTGATTATGGCGATCAATTATGCCTTGGTGGATAATACCCAGAATACGGAGAAAGACTATACTTACCATTATTTTAGATGGACGGCCGAGTCGGCAGGTAACATTCTTTCGGGCTTGGTTCATTTAACGGGGCGTTCGAAATACGAGGAGGTGGATGAAACGACCGGCGAAACGACGAGTTATTACCGGGTGTTTGGAAACCGCTATGCACAGTATTTGAAAACTGACCTGGAGTTTCGGTTTGGTTACCGACCGGACAAGGCAAACTCGTTCGTTAGTCGCGCATTTCTGGGGGTTGCATTGCCTTACGGTAACTTCGATTTGATGCCGTTTGAGAAGAAGTACTTTGGCGGTGGTGCCAACGGAATTCGTGCCTGGCAGGTACGCACGTTGGGGCCGGGAACATACAAAGCAGCCTCGGATGAGTACCCGAACCAATCTGCCGATATCAAGCTGGAGGGCAACCTGGAATACCGTTTCCGCCTGATTGGTTTTATCGAAGGAGCTTTCTTCCTGGATGCAGGAAATATCTGGGCGATCAATTCGAAGGATAACCGGGAAGGTGCTCAGTTCAAGTTCAATCAGTTTTACAAACAAATCGCGATTGGTACAGGAACCGGTCTGCGTTTCGATTTCAACTACTTCGTTTTCCGCTTCGATCTCGGTGTGAAAATGCGCGACCCCTCGTTGCCTGCCGGAAAACGATTCATTTTCGGAAATTATCCACTTTCAGGCGATCAACTTAACTTCAACTTCGCAATCGGCTATCCGTTCTGA
- a CDS encoding DcaP family trimeric outer membrane transporter has translation MYKKITGALVAFFLCISVFAQDISKDDFKLNFYGFVRTDFYLDTYKGNDVAHEDFYLVPLYTGQDANGEDLNEQTSANLTALASRLGLKIQGPELLGAKTSAVFEFDFGGITKSEPTLFRIRHAYVVFNWEKDKLMVGQGWHPFFGGGVFPAVGAFNTGAPFQAFNRSPQVRYDYNFGKMSVAAAAVYESQYTSKSFDSGSYSTANQAKRNGIWPELTLTAEYKSNGLTIGAGGEIKQIKPRMSTTGTAGTYKADEYLTSKAAMGYLKYQSEMFQLTAKTFYGQNMTHLCILGGYAVATKDAETGAETYTNYNTSSSLLNIVYGKKWQVGMFVAYLKNLGTTDEVYNNSGAALTAGLLPNIQEAARGSVHLAYNISKLRFVAECEVTSANYGIGGFDFSDGTYADTHWTTNKRVSLSMVYAF, from the coding sequence ATGTACAAAAAGATTACGGGAGCGCTCGTGGCGTTCTTTCTATGTATTTCTGTTTTTGCGCAAGATATTAGCAAAGACGACTTCAAACTAAATTTCTACGGCTTTGTCCGCACCGATTTTTACCTGGATACTTACAAAGGCAATGATGTTGCTCACGAAGACTTTTACCTGGTTCCACTTTACACCGGACAGGACGCGAATGGCGAAGATTTGAATGAGCAAACCAGTGCCAACCTCACGGCTTTGGCGTCGCGTTTGGGCTTGAAAATTCAGGGACCTGAATTGTTGGGGGCAAAAACCAGCGCTGTTTTCGAATTTGATTTTGGCGGTATCACCAAGTCTGAACCTACTTTGTTTCGTATTCGTCACGCCTACGTTGTCTTCAACTGGGAAAAGGACAAGTTAATGGTTGGCCAGGGATGGCACCCTTTCTTTGGTGGAGGCGTTTTCCCGGCAGTGGGAGCATTTAACACCGGTGCACCATTTCAGGCTTTCAATCGTTCGCCGCAAGTTCGATACGATTATAACTTCGGAAAAATGTCGGTTGCAGCAGCTGCCGTTTACGAAAGTCAGTATACTTCGAAGTCGTTCGACTCGGGTTCTTATTCAACAGCAAACCAGGCAAAAAGAAACGGTATTTGGCCGGAGCTGACGCTGACAGCGGAATATAAATCAAACGGACTGACAATTGGTGCAGGTGGCGAGATCAAGCAAATAAAACCTCGCATGAGCACAACAGGAACAGCCGGAACTTACAAAGCCGATGAGTACCTGACAAGTAAAGCTGCAATGGGTTACCTGAAGTATCAGAGTGAAATGTTTCAGTTGACTGCCAAAACATTCTACGGACAGAACATGACTCACCTGTGTATTTTGGGTGGTTATGCCGTGGCAACAAAAGACGCTGAAACCGGTGCCGAAACGTATACCAATTACAACACCAGTTCAAGCTTGCTGAACATCGTTTACGGTAAGAAATGGCAGGTTGGAATGTTCGTCGCCTACCTGAAGAACCTGGGTACAACCGACGAAGTATACAACAACTCTGGAGCAGCTTTAACCGCCGGTTTATTGCCGAATATTCAGGAAGCAGCCAGAGGATCTGTTCACCTGGCTTACAACATCTCGAAATTGCGTTTTGTAGCCGAGTGCGAGGTAACATCGGCTAACTATGGAATTGGTGGTTTCGATTTCAGCGACGGAACCTATGCCGATACACACTGGACAACCAACAAGCGCGTTAGTTTGTCGATGGTCTACGCTTTTTAG
- a CDS encoding flavodoxin gives MSKVGLFFGPEKGSVHRVAQKVQAAIGEELVDLVSVNDASAADIEKYDKIIFGISTVGKETWDSEYSNTDWAKFFPEISQADYAGKSIAIFGLGDHITYPGHFVNAMGRLYKEIKSVSPDAAIVAPVDTEGYEFDDSEALVDDKFVGLPVDEDFEPELTDERVAAWAAEVKAAFGL, from the coding sequence ATGAGTAAAGTAGGATTATTCTTTGGCCCAGAGAAAGGATCAGTTCACCGGGTAGCTCAAAAGGTACAGGCTGCTATCGGCGAGGAATTAGTTGATCTGGTATCGGTAAACGATGCTTCTGCGGCCGATATTGAAAAATACGATAAAATCATTTTCGGAATTTCAACAGTTGGTAAAGAAACCTGGGATTCTGAATATTCAAATACCGATTGGGCTAAGTTTTTTCCTGAAATCTCTCAGGCTGACTACGCCGGAAAATCCATCGCGATCTTTGGTTTGGGCGACCACATTACATACCCTGGACATTTTGTGAATGCTATGGGACGCTTGTACAAAGAAATTAAAAGTGTAAGTCCTGATGCTGCTATTGTTGCTCCTGTTGATACCGAAGGCTACGAGTTTGATGATTCGGAAGCTTTGGTCGACGACAAATTCGTGGGACTGCCGGTTGACGAAGATTTTGAACCGGAATTGACCGACGAACGCGTAGCTGCCTGGGCGGCTGAAGTGAAAGCTGCTTTCGGTCTCTAA
- a CDS encoding Crp/Fnr family transcriptional regulator has protein sequence MTGIGSGYKQTFEQLKDFFASRQPIQLKKGEVFLDYGEPNRKLGLLLNGLLYASYTSESGQEWISRFFYCPDNGIISSHETFMTGQESTEIIRAYEDSELIYIDRSEYDDLLEKHPDLHRLVRIMAEESYVMALRRVHTLQSLTASQRVKMFVKEHSEIVSRVQRQHVASYLGIHRNIFTRILNKI, from the coding sequence ATGACTGGCATTGGATCGGGATACAAGCAAACATTTGAGCAACTCAAAGATTTTTTCGCTTCTCGCCAGCCAATTCAATTGAAAAAAGGCGAAGTATTTCTGGACTACGGCGAACCCAATCGTAAGCTGGGTTTGTTGCTGAACGGACTGCTATACGCCTCTTATACTTCCGAGTCGGGACAAGAGTGGATCTCCCGCTTTTTCTATTGCCCCGACAATGGCATCATCAGCAGTCACGAAACTTTTATGACAGGGCAGGAATCGACCGAAATTATTCGGGCTTACGAAGATTCCGAATTGATTTATATCGACCGTAGCGAGTACGACGACTTGCTCGAAAAGCACCCGGATCTTCACCGGCTTGTGCGCATCATGGCCGAGGAAAGTTATGTTATGGCCCTCCGTCGTGTTCACACCCTTCAATCACTTACGGCATCGCAGCGGGTAAAAATGTTTGTTAAAGAACATAGTGAAATTGTTTCCCGCGTACAGCGCCAACATGTTGCTTCGTACTTAGGTATCCATCGCAACATCTTCACTCGTATACTCAATAAGATTTGA
- a CDS encoding prephenate dehydratase — protein MKKVAIQGVAGSFHEDAARKYFGTDEIEIVECRSFQSVCELVDTDQVDIAVMAIENSIAGSILQNYSLIRDYHLRIIGETYVHIQLNLMTLPGVKREDVKTIYSHPVAIRQCVEYIEKYFPNARIIENQDTAMSGKILVRDQLMDAAAIGNLRTAEIYGLNVWDSGIETNKKNYTRFWVLSKHANQNGGANKASLAFEVGHYYGALARVLNIFAENQINLNKIQSIPIVGKPNEYTIHVDVEFNAEENYEKAIHRILKNVSSLSILGEYVRAEMEITNQ, from the coding sequence ATGAAGAAAGTTGCAATACAAGGAGTGGCGGGTTCTTTCCACGAAGATGCTGCCCGAAAATATTTCGGAACAGATGAAATTGAAATTGTGGAATGCCGTTCATTTCAAAGTGTGTGCGAATTGGTGGATACCGACCAGGTGGACATTGCGGTGATGGCCATCGAAAACTCAATTGCCGGAAGCATCCTGCAAAACTACTCCCTGATTCGCGATTATCATTTAAGAATTATTGGCGAGACATACGTGCATATTCAACTCAATTTGATGACGTTGCCGGGAGTAAAGCGTGAAGATGTAAAAACCATCTATTCGCATCCGGTGGCAATTCGTCAGTGTGTGGAATACATTGAAAAATACTTTCCGAATGCCCGCATTATTGAAAATCAGGATACGGCCATGTCCGGCAAGATCCTGGTGAGAGACCAACTGATGGATGCTGCAGCTATTGGCAACCTGCGTACAGCCGAAATTTACGGGCTGAACGTTTGGGACAGCGGCATCGAAACCAACAAGAAAAATTATACCCGTTTTTGGGTGCTGAGCAAACACGCCAACCAAAATGGTGGTGCGAACAAGGCCTCGTTGGCTTTCGAGGTTGGGCACTATTACGGAGCTCTGGCTCGCGTTTTGAATATTTTTGCTGAAAATCAGATCAACCTGAATAAAATTCAGTCGATTCCGATTGTGGGTAAGCCAAACGAATACACCATTCATGTGGACGTTGAGTTCAACGCCGAGGAAAATTATGAAAAAGCGATCCACCGAATCTTGAAAAATGTTTCCAGTTTGTCTATTTTAGGGGAATATGTCCGTGCAGAAATGGAAATCACTAACCAGTAA
- a CDS encoding aminotransferase class I/II-fold pyridoxal phosphate-dependent enzyme: MSTPFSRELVDECISQLRIDEVGNATIREIVALVNAVEEKSSDKFIRMEMGVPGLPPAKVGVEAEIEALKSGVASKYPMIDGIKPLKEEASRFVKLFMNVDVKPQGCIPSVGSMQGTYSAFMVASHVDPKKDTLLFIDPGFPVQKQQMFVMGCRYETFDVFSYRGEGLRTKLESILSKGNINSIVYSNPNNPSWICFTEAELQIIGELATKYDVIVMEDLAYFAMDFRQNLYTPGEPPYQPTVAHYTDNYVLFISSSKIFSYAGQRIGIMVISDALYNRDYENLKPRFHSNSFGNTITQRVLYAISSGTSHSAQYALAAMFKAANEGKFNFVDDVKEYGEKARIMKDLFLKNGFHIVYEKDGDQLVADGFYFTVGYPGMTGEELLHNLLYYGVSAISLKNTGSEKEGLRACVSHVSRDQFDDLEKRLVQFHNDFPLN, from the coding sequence ATGAGCACACCTTTTAGTCGGGAACTGGTTGATGAATGTATTTCTCAACTGCGTATTGACGAAGTCGGAAATGCGACGATCCGCGAAATTGTAGCACTGGTCAATGCGGTCGAAGAAAAAAGTTCGGATAAGTTTATTCGGATGGAAATGGGGGTTCCCGGATTGCCACCAGCCAAAGTCGGTGTTGAGGCTGAAATTGAAGCGCTGAAATCGGGCGTAGCCTCCAAGTACCCGATGATCGACGGTATCAAACCGTTGAAAGAAGAAGCTTCCCGTTTTGTAAAATTATTCATGAATGTGGATGTGAAGCCGCAGGGTTGCATTCCGTCCGTTGGTTCCATGCAGGGAACTTACTCGGCCTTTATGGTTGCCAGTCACGTAGATCCGAAGAAGGACACGTTGCTGTTTATCGATCCGGGCTTTCCGGTGCAAAAGCAGCAGATGTTCGTGATGGGCTGCCGTTACGAAACTTTCGATGTGTTCAGTTACCGTGGCGAAGGTCTTCGGACAAAACTCGAAAGTATCCTGAGCAAAGGAAACATCAATTCGATTGTTTATTCAAACCCGAATAACCCAAGCTGGATTTGTTTTACCGAGGCTGAATTGCAAATTATTGGCGAATTGGCTACTAAGTACGATGTGATTGTGATGGAGGATTTGGCGTATTTCGCCATGGATTTCCGACAGAACCTGTACACACCGGGTGAGCCGCCCTACCAGCCAACGGTTGCACATTACACCGACAACTACGTGCTGTTCATTTCCAGCTCTAAAATATTCTCCTACGCCGGTCAGCGTATTGGCATCATGGTCATTTCAGATGCTTTGTACAATCGCGATTACGAAAACCTGAAGCCGCGTTTCCACAGTAATTCGTTTGGAAATACCATTACGCAGCGTGTGCTTTATGCCATCTCATCCGGAACCAGCCATTCGGCGCAATACGCTTTGGCAGCCATGTTTAAAGCGGCCAACGAGGGCAAGTTCAATTTTGTGGACGATGTGAAGGAATATGGCGAGAAAGCCCGAATCATGAAAGACCTTTTTCTGAAAAATGGTTTTCATATCGTGTATGAAAAAGACGGCGATCAATTGGTGGCCGATGGCTTTTACTTCACGGTTGGCTACCCGGGCATGACTGGCGAAGAATTGTTGCACAATCTGCTTTATTACGGGGTTAGCGCCATCAGCTTGAAAAACACAGGTAGTGAAAAAGAAGGCTTGCGCGCCTGTGTGTCACATGTGAGCCGCGATCAGTTTGACGATCTGGAAAAACGATTGGTCCAATTCCACAACGATTTTCCTCTAAATTAA